In a single window of the Mugil cephalus isolate CIBA_MC_2020 chromosome 6, CIBA_Mcephalus_1.1, whole genome shotgun sequence genome:
- the chaf1a gene encoding chromatin assembly factor 1 subunit A, translating into MLAAENPAVDGHLAPATPRRRGMDCKSSGNASKKLIQARLPFKRLNTEPKENQLPKRPCAHACPEHGDSDRQNGDESSPLSVCSGPPLVNGRGPLDGFLNRRRPTPSDENMVIDLTDNTPSCAKRLASPAPASPSLPTKDQPPCKDKTASSEKSTDAGDTPKRHTLDCTGDDSDEEEDLTASVSQLDTTQDSDSEPEEQNESGNVSSVGNRSVQSPSSDSSTSESSPEKSSDPTPTESKTTPKIPAEKKMKRRSLKSLQEQEERLRLQQEKERQKEEAKAAKQKKKEEARKLKEAREREKREKKEKDEREKREKKEKEEKEKAERLKAKEELRKSKQEAKLEEKRKKEEEKRMKEEEKRLKEKKDRLKAEKAEITRFLQKPKIQQAPKTLAAACGKFAPFEIKEHMALAPLCRVHCEDSALEDLDRCLLNPADNLNGLKDWIGHKPRRSGPTKPRQTDSLRECLVVEGPKPDGVPDRRRYGPMKLLQFHENYRPAYWGTWSKKSSHITPRCPLRQDKVLLDYEVDSDEEWEEEEPGESLSHSEGEDEEEGGEDDDEDDDGFFVPHGYLSDDEGALEEEEGGDLEKQKLRQKLKAREWDELMSTKKKMKVLEPVVRGCIWEGEALGLELLQPYGVCLVEPLPKADTSPSPEELSQKCLREAQLLGQLLPLLHGNVNSGKVIISEFQEFCRGQSSSSSSPPDLSSPQSPAENIPTRIQLKRLIKNNAVYEKRSTYRRCCWYVHTEVLSRYGQEALPVPCQWTYLTTGAREESREEPQAATGSQGNSPTTPQTSSATTPSSSSKRKSTGSMSITKFMKKCADPEQVEPMETDGFQADTEEDDDDDCVIISPESGPTRKNSGKGDCLVEVTPSDTAALPEASSASTLATV; encoded by the exons ATGTTGGCGGCGGAAAACCCAGCAGTGGACGGACATTTGGCACCAGCGACTCCCCGCAGAAGAG gtATGGATTGTAAGTCCAGTGGCAATGCTAGCAAGAAACTTATCCAAG cTCGTCTCCCATTCAAGCGCCTGAACACTGAACCTAAAGAGAACCAGCTGCCCAAGCGCCCATGTGCCCATGCCTGCCCCGAACATGGAGACTCAGACAGGCAGAATGGGGACGAATCCTCTCCGCTCTCCGTGTGCAGTGGACCGCCTTTGGTTAATGGTCGCGGGCCACTTGATGGCTTCCTGAACCGCAGGCGTCCCACGCCGTCAGACGAGAACATGGTCATAGATCTGACAGACAACACACCATCTTGTGCAAAGCGCCTTGCTTCACCTGCTCCTGCCTCTCCGTCCCTCCCAACAAAAGACCAGCCTCcctgcaaagacaaaacagccTCATCTGAGAAATCCACCGATGCCGGTGACACTCCTAAAAGACACACTTTAGACTGCACAGGAGACGACAGCGATGAGGAAGAAGATCTGACGGCATCTGTCTCGCAACTTGATACAACGCAGGATTCTGACAGTGAGCCAGAAGAGCAAAATGAGTCAGGAAATGTTTCTAGTGTTGGAAACAGGTCCGTGCAGTCGCCTTCATCAGACAGCTCCACGTCTGAAAGCTCCCCAGAAAAGTCCAGTGACCCAACACCTACA gagtCAAAGACGACCCCCAAGATACCAGcagagaaaaagatgaaaagacgCTCACTGAAG AGTTtacaagaacaagaagagagGCTTCGGCTGCAACAGGAAAAGGAACGACAGAAGGAAGAGGCCAAAGCTGccaagcagaaaaagaaagaagaggcaCGCAAACTTAAGGAGGCACGAGAAAGGGAAAAAcgtgagaaaaaggaaaaagatgaGCGTGAGAagcgagagaaaaaagagaaggaggagaaggaaaaggcaGAGAGGTTAAAAGCAAAAGAGGAGCTGCGAAAATCCAAGCAGGA GGCTAAGCTGGAAGAAAAgcgaaagaaagaggaggagaaacgaatgaaagaagaggagaaacggttgaaagaaaagaaagat cGTCTCAAAGCTGAGAAAGCTGAAATTACACGGTTCCTACAGAAACCCAAAATCCAACAAGCTCCAAAG ACActtgctgctgcttgtgggaaGTTTGCTccgtttgaaataaaagaacacatGGCTCTGGCCCCACTGTGCCGGGTTCATTGCGAGGACTCTGCTCTAGAGGACCTGGACCGGTGTTTGTTGAACCCTGCTGATAACCTGAACGGACTAAAAGACTGGATTGGGCACAAACCCAGACGGTCTGGACCCACCAAACCTAGACAGACAGACTCACTCAG GGAGTGTTTAGTAGTAGAAGGGCCAAAACCGGATGGGGTACCAGACCGTAGACGTTATGGACCcatgaagctgctgcagttCCATGAGAACTACCGTCCAGCGTACTGGGGGACCTGGAGCAAGAAGAGTTCACACATCACGCCTCGCTGCCCCCTCAGACAAGACAAG GTTTTACTTGACTATGAGGTGGACAGTGATGAAgaatgggaggaagaggaaccagGAGAGTCTCTGTCTCATAGTGAAGGG GAAGAcgaagaggaaggaggtgaagatgatgatgaagacgatGACGGCTTCTTTGTTCCTCATGGTTACCTTTCAGATGATGAGGGAGCTCTGGAAGAGGAG GAGGGTGGAGACCTGGAGAAGCAAAAGCTGCGTCAGAAACTTAAAGCTCGAGAGTGGGATGAACTGATGTCaaccaagaagaagatgaaggtgCTGGAGCCGGTGGTGAGGGGCTGCATTTGGGAGGGAGAAGCTCTTGGTTTGGAGCTTCTCCAACCTTATGGTGTGTGTCTGGTAGAGCCTTTACCGAAGGCAGACACCAGCCCCAGCCCCGAGGAACTGTCACAGAAATGTCTCAGAGAAGCACAAC TACTCGGCcagctgctccctctgctgCATGGCAATGTCAACAGCGGCAAAGTGATCATCAGCGAGTTTCAGGAGTTCTGTCGTGGAcagtcctcctcatcatcatcacctcccGATCTGTCCAGCCCCCAGAGTCCAGCAGAAAACATCCCCACCAG AATACAACTGAAGCGCCTGATCAAGAACAACGCTGTTTATGAGAAGCGCTCCACTTACAGACGCTGCTGCTGGTATGTGCACACAGAGGTCCTGAGCCGTTACGGCCAGGAGGCTCTCCCAGTGCCCTGCCAGTGGACCTACCTCACCACAGGAGCTCGCGAAGAGTCCCGTGAAGAACCCCAGGCAGCCACAGGTTCTCAGGGAAACTCTCCCACTACACCCCAGACCTCCTCCGCCACCACGCCCTCATCCTCCAGTAAGAGGAAGAGCACGGGCAGCATGTCCATCACCAAGTTCATGAAGAAATGTGCTGATCCTGAGCAG GTGGAACCAATGGAGACTGACGGTTTCCAGGCCGACACTGAGGAGGACGATGACGACGACTGTGTCATTATTTCCCCAGAGAGTG GCCCTACCAGAAAGAACTCCGGAAAGGGAGACTGTCTAGTCGAAGTCACCCCCTCTGACACTGCTGCTCTCCCTGAGGCTAGCTCTGCTTCTACACTTGCCACAGTCTGA